In one Lycium barbarum isolate Lr01 chromosome 7, ASM1917538v2, whole genome shotgun sequence genomic region, the following are encoded:
- the LOC132602816 gene encoding protein DETOXIFICATION 16-like isoform X2, which produces MDVQESDQDLECPLIGETEKEFKNKKNEIFGEVKRLLILAGPLMSVNFLLYCLQVISIMFVGHLGELSLSGASMATSFASVTGLSLLMGMGSALDTLCGQSYGAKQYHMLGIHMQRAMLVLLLSSVPLACIWANAGHILILLGQDPEIAAEAGSYSRYMIPTIFAYALLQCHIRFLQAQNNVVPMMFSAGITTLLHIFTCWILVFKSGLGNKGAALANAISYWINLLLLATYVRISPSCKSTWTGFSKEAFRDIWTYMRLAIPSAVMLCIRVSNELGAGRPQAACLAASTAVFLVATEGVVVAVILISVRKLWGYCYSTEEEVVGYVAEMLVLLAGSHFLDGIQSVLSGTARGCGWQKIGAVVNLGAYYLFGIPAGVILAFVYHFGGKGLWWGITLSLFAQALLLLIVTLQTNWEKEAKKAADRMTPEPA; this is translated from the exons ATGGATGTACAAGAGAGTGATCAAGATCTTGAGTGTCCATTGATTGGAGAAACTGAAAAAGAGTTTAAGAACAAGAAAAATGAGATTTTTGGAGAAGTAAAGAGGCTATTGATATTAGCAGGGCCTCTTATGTCAGttaattttttactttattgcTTACAGGTTATATCTATAATGTTTGTTGGTCATCTTGGAGAGTTATCTCTTTCTGGTGCTTCTATGGCTACTTCCTTTGCCTCTGTAACTGGTCTCAGCTTGTTG ATGGGAATGGGAAGTGCATTGGACACTTTATGTGGGCAATCATATGGAGCAAAGCAATATCATATGCTCGGTATCCATATGCAAAGGGCAATGCTTGTTCTTCTACTATCCAGTGTTCCTTTGGCCTGCATTTGGGCTAATGCAGGACATATTCTTATATTATTGGGACAAGATCCGGAAATAGCAGCTGAAGCAGGAAGTTATTCTCGCTATATGATTCCGACTATTTTCGCCTATGCGCTTCTCCAGTGTCATATTAGATTTCTACAAGCCCAAAACAATGTGGTCCCCATGATGTTCAGCGCCGGAATCACTACTTTGCTGCATATATTCACTTGCTGGATTCTCGTGTTTAAATCTGGTTTAGGCAACAAAGGTGCTGCTCTGGCTAATGCAATATCCTACTGGATTAATCTCTTGTTGCTAGCTACATATGTCAGAATATCGCCTTCCTGCAAAAGCACTTGGACTGGATTTTCGAAAGAGGCATTCCGTGATATATGGACATATATGAGGCTGGCCATTCCTTCAGCTGTTATGCTCTG CATAAGAGTTTCAAATGAACTAGGGGCGGGACGACCTCAAGCAGCTTGTTTAGCAGCTAGTACTGCAGTATTTTTGGTGGCTACAGAAGGGGTTGTTGTTGCAGTAATTTTGATTTCGGTTCGTAAATTGTGGGGCTACTGTTATAGCACCGAGGAAGAAGTAGTCGGATATGTAGCCGAAATGCTAGTCTTGCTAGCAGGATCCCACTTCTTAGATGGTATTCAATCTGTACTTTCAG GCACTGCAAGAGGGTGCGGATGGCAAAAGATAGGGGCAGTTGTTAACTTGGGAGCTTATTACCTTTTTGGAATTCCTGCTGGAGTTATATTAGCTTTTGTCTATCATTTTGGTGGAAAG GGACTTTGGTGGGGAATCACTCTTTCCCTTTTTGCACAAGCACTACTACTTTTAATAGTTACTCTGCAGACAAATTGGGAAAAAGAG GCAAAGAAAGCAGCTGATAGAATGACTCCAGAGCCAGCATAG
- the LOC132602818 gene encoding uncharacterized protein LOC132602818 isoform X2: protein MVRGAINIKLTIEEKVPPQKKINVSLANQKRSSSTCKCCGGSSSKVTKTSKAGFVEGSSGRAGYKGNATYKSTRKVNDKVHSGEIRKSSCSTYKKSGGSSSRVTKKAGVFVDGRSGCEEYREEANYKSSYKVNGKAHSGEIRKSSSTYKCKAGDGRSGREEYREEANYKSSYKVNGKGHGVTTEFETSVKCKKTTTYDNSNKYLLGVTETYKAGS, encoded by the coding sequence ATGGTTAGAGGAGCCATAAATATTAAGTTAACTATAGAAGAAAAAGTTCCACCACAAAAGAAGATCAATGTTTCTTTAGCAAATCAAAAGAGGTCAAGTTCTACTTGTAAGTGCTGTGGTGGTTCTTCTAGCAAGGTCACTAAGACTTCTAAGGCTGGGTTTGTTGAGGGGAGCAGTGGACGTGCAGGTTATAAAGGGAACGCTACTTATAAATCTACTCGCAAAGTGAATGACAAGGTTCATTCTGGTGAAATACGAAAGAGCTCATGTTCTACTTATAAAAAGTCTGGTGGTTCTTCTAGCAGGGTCACTAAGAAGGCTGGTGTTTTTGTCGATGGGCGCAGTGGATGTGAAGAGTATAGAGAGGAAGCTAATTATAAGTCTTCTTACAAGGTGAATGGCAAGGCTCATTCTGGTGAAATACGAAAGAGCTCAAGTACTTATAAATGCAAGGCTGGTGATGGGCGCAGTGGACGTGAAGAGTATAGAGAGGAAGCTAATTATAAGTCTTCTTACAAGGTGAATGGAAAGGGTCATGGTGTTACTACTGAGTTTGAGACTAGTGTCAAGTGCAAGAAGACTACTACTTATGATAATTCCAACAAGTACTTATTAGG
- the LOC132602817 gene encoding protein DETOXIFICATION 16-like — MFVGHRGELALSGASLATSFAFVTGFSLLLGMGSALETLCGQAYGAMQHHMLGIHMQRAMFVSFLVSIPLAGIWAYSGHILVILKQDPEIAAEAGYYARFMIPSIFAFGILECQIKFLQAQNNVKPMMLTTGVTLLLHVLTCWIFVLKTGLGSRGAALANATSYWVNVFLLAAYIRISPSCKNTWTGFSREAFSDVPKYLRLAIPSALMICLEIWSFELIVLLSGLLPNPKLETSVLSISLNTSAMFHMLPQGLAGATSVRVSNELGAGRPKAARLAACTATVLATIEGTLLAVVMVSIRKVWGHCYSNEANVVRYVGKMLFFIAGSHFLDAHQSVFSGIARGCGWQKKGAFVNLGAFYLLGVPAGIVLAFVYHVGGQGLWLGIILALSAQALIYLVVILQTNWDKQAMKAAERISS, encoded by the exons ATGTTTGTTGGTCATCGCGGAGAGCTAGCCCTCTCCGGTGCTTCCTTGGCTACTTCATTTGCTTTTGTGACTGGCTTCAGCTTGTTG TTGGGAATGGGAAGTGCACTGGAGACCCTTTGTGGTCAAGCATACGGTGCAATGCAACATCATATGCTTGGTATACATATGCAGAGGGCCATGTTCGTAAGTTTTTTGGTCAGCATACCTCTTGCCGGTATTTGGGCTTATTCTGGACACATTCTTGTAATATTGAAACAAGATCCAGAAATAGCAGCTGAAGCAGGATATTATGCACGGTTCATGATACCGAGCATCTTTGCCTTTGGGATATTGGAATGTCAGATTAAGTTTCTGCAAGCTCAAAATAACGTCAAGCCGATGATGCTCACCACAGGAGTCACTTTGTTGCTGCACGTTTTGACCTGTTGGATTTTCGTGCTCAAAACCGGGCTTGGAAGCAGAGGAGCTGCTCTGGCTAATGCTACGTCTTACTGGGTTAATGTGTTCTTGCTCGCTGCGTATATCAGAATATCGCCTTCTTGCAAAAATACTTGGACTGGATTTTCAAGAGAAGCATTTTCTGATGTCCCCAAATATCTCAGACTAGCAATTCCTTCAGCTCTTATGATTTG CTTGGAAATATGGTCATTTGAACTGATTGTTCTGTTGTCTGGTCTTCTTCCTAATCCAAAACTGGAAACTTCAGTTCTTTCAATCAG CCTTAATACATCAGCTATGTTCCACATGTTGCCTCAAGGACTAGCTGGGGCTACAAGTGTAAGAGTTTCCAATGAACTGGGAGCTGGACGACCAAAAGCAGCTCGTCTTGCAGCATGTACTGCGACAGTCTTGGCAACCATAGAAGGCACTCTACTAGCTGTGGTCATGGTTTCGATTCGTAAAGTCTGGGGCCATTGTTACAGCAATGAAGCAAATGTAGTGAGATATGTTGGGAAAATGCTGTTCTTTATAGCAGGATCCCACTTCTTAGATGCACATCAATCTGTATTTTCAG GTATTGCCAGAGGGTGCGGGTGGCAAAAGAAAGGTGCTTTTGTCAATTTGGGAGCCTTTTACCTGTTGGGAGTGCCTGCTGGGATTGTGTTAGCTTTTGTCTACCATGTTGGAGGACAG GGACTTTGGTTGGGAATCATTCTGGCTCTTTCTGCACAAGCACTGATTTATTTAGTTGTTATTCTGCAGACAAATTGGGACAAACAG GCAATGAAAGCAGCAGAAAGGATATCTTCGTAA
- the LOC132602816 gene encoding protein DETOXIFICATION 16-like isoform X1: MDVQESDQDLECPLIGETEKEFKNKKNEIFGEVKRLLILAGPLMSVNFLLYCLQVISIMFVGHLGELSLSGASMATSFASVTGLSLLMGMGSALDTLCGQSYGAKQYHMLGIHMQRAMLVLLLSSVPLACIWANAGHILILLGQDPEIAAEAGSYSRYMIPTIFAYALLQCHIRFLQAQNNVVPMMFSAGITTLLHIFTCWILVFKSGLGNKGAALANAISYWINLLLLATYVRISPSCKSTWTGFSKEAFRDIWTYMRLAIPSAVMLCLELWSFEMMVLLSGLLPNPKLETSVLSISLNTCAMVYMIPLGLSGATSIRVSNELGAGRPQAACLAASTAVFLVATEGVVVAVILISVRKLWGYCYSTEEEVVGYVAEMLVLLAGSHFLDGIQSVLSGTARGCGWQKIGAVVNLGAYYLFGIPAGVILAFVYHFGGKGLWWGITLSLFAQALLLLIVTLQTNWEKEAKKAADRMTPEPA; this comes from the exons ATGGATGTACAAGAGAGTGATCAAGATCTTGAGTGTCCATTGATTGGAGAAACTGAAAAAGAGTTTAAGAACAAGAAAAATGAGATTTTTGGAGAAGTAAAGAGGCTATTGATATTAGCAGGGCCTCTTATGTCAGttaattttttactttattgcTTACAGGTTATATCTATAATGTTTGTTGGTCATCTTGGAGAGTTATCTCTTTCTGGTGCTTCTATGGCTACTTCCTTTGCCTCTGTAACTGGTCTCAGCTTGTTG ATGGGAATGGGAAGTGCATTGGACACTTTATGTGGGCAATCATATGGAGCAAAGCAATATCATATGCTCGGTATCCATATGCAAAGGGCAATGCTTGTTCTTCTACTATCCAGTGTTCCTTTGGCCTGCATTTGGGCTAATGCAGGACATATTCTTATATTATTGGGACAAGATCCGGAAATAGCAGCTGAAGCAGGAAGTTATTCTCGCTATATGATTCCGACTATTTTCGCCTATGCGCTTCTCCAGTGTCATATTAGATTTCTACAAGCCCAAAACAATGTGGTCCCCATGATGTTCAGCGCCGGAATCACTACTTTGCTGCATATATTCACTTGCTGGATTCTCGTGTTTAAATCTGGTTTAGGCAACAAAGGTGCTGCTCTGGCTAATGCAATATCCTACTGGATTAATCTCTTGTTGCTAGCTACATATGTCAGAATATCGCCTTCCTGCAAAAGCACTTGGACTGGATTTTCGAAAGAGGCATTCCGTGATATATGGACATATATGAGGCTGGCCATTCCTTCAGCTGTTATGCTCTG CTTAGAGCTTTGGTCATTTGAAATGATGGTTCTGTTGTCCGGACTTCTTCCAAATCCTAAGCTTGAGACCTCAGTTCTTTCTATCAG CCTTAATACATGTGCAATGGTGTATATGATACCTCTAGGACTAAGTGGTGCCACGAG CATAAGAGTTTCAAATGAACTAGGGGCGGGACGACCTCAAGCAGCTTGTTTAGCAGCTAGTACTGCAGTATTTTTGGTGGCTACAGAAGGGGTTGTTGTTGCAGTAATTTTGATTTCGGTTCGTAAATTGTGGGGCTACTGTTATAGCACCGAGGAAGAAGTAGTCGGATATGTAGCCGAAATGCTAGTCTTGCTAGCAGGATCCCACTTCTTAGATGGTATTCAATCTGTACTTTCAG GCACTGCAAGAGGGTGCGGATGGCAAAAGATAGGGGCAGTTGTTAACTTGGGAGCTTATTACCTTTTTGGAATTCCTGCTGGAGTTATATTAGCTTTTGTCTATCATTTTGGTGGAAAG GGACTTTGGTGGGGAATCACTCTTTCCCTTTTTGCACAAGCACTACTACTTTTAATAGTTACTCTGCAGACAAATTGGGAAAAAGAG GCAAAGAAAGCAGCTGATAGAATGACTCCAGAGCCAGCATAG
- the LOC132602818 gene encoding uncharacterized protein LOC132602818 isoform X1: MVRGAINIKLTIEEKVPPQKKINVSLANQKRSSSTCKCCGGSSSKVTKTSKAGFVEGSSGRAGYKGNATYKSTRKVNDKVHSGEIRKSSCSTYKKSGGSSSRVTKKAGVFVDGRSGCEEYREEANYKSSYKVNGKAHSGEIRKSSSTYKCKAGDGRSGREEYREEANYKSSYKVNGKGHGVTTEFETSVKCKKTTTYDNSNKYLLGRVTETYKAGS, encoded by the coding sequence ATGGTTAGAGGAGCCATAAATATTAAGTTAACTATAGAAGAAAAAGTTCCACCACAAAAGAAGATCAATGTTTCTTTAGCAAATCAAAAGAGGTCAAGTTCTACTTGTAAGTGCTGTGGTGGTTCTTCTAGCAAGGTCACTAAGACTTCTAAGGCTGGGTTTGTTGAGGGGAGCAGTGGACGTGCAGGTTATAAAGGGAACGCTACTTATAAATCTACTCGCAAAGTGAATGACAAGGTTCATTCTGGTGAAATACGAAAGAGCTCATGTTCTACTTATAAAAAGTCTGGTGGTTCTTCTAGCAGGGTCACTAAGAAGGCTGGTGTTTTTGTCGATGGGCGCAGTGGATGTGAAGAGTATAGAGAGGAAGCTAATTATAAGTCTTCTTACAAGGTGAATGGCAAGGCTCATTCTGGTGAAATACGAAAGAGCTCAAGTACTTATAAATGCAAGGCTGGTGATGGGCGCAGTGGACGTGAAGAGTATAGAGAGGAAGCTAATTATAAGTCTTCTTACAAGGTGAATGGAAAGGGTCATGGTGTTACTACTGAGTTTGAGACTAGTGTCAAGTGCAAGAAGACTACTACTTATGATAATTCCAACAAGTACTTATTAGG